caaccatacatttctttgtgcTGCCTGCTGTCTTGGGGTTTTTGGTTTCTTATGCGCTGGTGAGTTCACTGTCAACTCCCCCTTCAATCCCGACATCCTCCTTGCTGTCAGCGATGCTCAAGCAGATTCCCTAGTCAATCCAGGCAGCTTCATGATTCACTGCAAACCGGTCATAGCTTCCGCATTGGCGCAGCTACTTCAAAGCTAAACATTGAAACACTGAAATAGCGGAGCAAGGGTACATCTTGCTGTCTATTTTTGAGGAAACAGAAGCTTTCGGCCCTTCAGTTAGCGACATGATTGCTCACATAGTCAATGcaaattgcgtgacaaaacctCTGGAAGACAAGGTTAAGGAGATCCAGAGCAGGTACCAGACCCCCAGAAACTGTCAATTCCTTGGAGCCCCTAAGGTTAACAAAGAACTCTGCTTTGACTTGTCTAGACTGGTTTGTAAGCCAATCAAGCTCTTGTGGTCACACTCGAGCATGTCATTAAGGCAGagaataaaaacaagaaaattgatCCTTTGAGTATCCTCCCTCAGCTTTCTGATATGTTGAATGTTTTGGGGAATGCTATTTTTCTGACCTCATTAAAGAGGGGGATGAGCTAAGGCCTGTTATTAATAAAAGCTTTCAGTCAGTGCGTTCAAAATCTACAAAGatttaaaagctttcttttggCGATGACCTTACCAAACAGATTAAGGATATTACTGAAGTCAATAAAATTGCAAGGAAAGTCTCCTGCTCAAGTCGTGATTCACGTTCAAGTGGCTCTCGCACAGATAGGAAAACTGTTACTTTCAGTACTCGAGGAAAGAAGGGTCCTTTTTCAGGGTTCTGCCAAGGTTTGTCCGGAGGAGGCTGTTTACCCTACTCAAGTCCCAGTACCCGCAGCCCATCAACAAGTACAACAATCAAGGACAGGGCCTGAATGAGGTATAAACCTGTGCTGGCAACTAAGCCAATTACATAGAAAATTGGCATGAAATCACCACTGATCCTTGGATCCTGGAGGCTGTCTCGGGGTACACATTAGAACTGGCCTCTCAGCCCTACCAGAATTTTACCCCCAAGTTCTGATCGAGAATCAGCAGTTGTTCAGTCTAAAATTCAGACTTTACTGGATAAGGGTGCTATTGAGCATGTCAAAGACACCGAAGGAGAATTACATATTTGGGGTTTGAAATTGACTCTGTGGCAATAAAACTTTTTCTTCCCATCTCCAAGATATCCAAAATCAGCCAGGCTTGTAAGAATTTGCCTGACAACAGCAATCCAACAATCCGAGAGATTGCCCATGTTGCCGGGTTTATTGTTTCACCACTCCCAGCAATGACGTACTTACAACTTGACTATCATTCTATTGAATCTTGCAAGTCAAGCTCTCCTTGCTGGGAGAGACTATGATGACCACTTATGCCTAGATATTAATTCTCCATCTGACTTGCTTTGGATAATTGAAAATATCGCTACCTTTCATGGGAAAGATTTTCAGGAGCCTGAAATTAATCTTTTTATGAACCCTGATGCAAGTCTAACTGGCTGGGGTGCCTCCTGTAATGGACAACTCATAGAGGGCGTTAGTCTCTTTCTGAGGCTAACAACCATATCAATTGTTTGGAGTTGTTAGCTGTCTTTCTTACTCTTCAATCCTTTGTTAGTCAgagcaacatacatgtaaggcTTAAATTGGACAATACCACTGCAGTATCTTACATAAATTACATGGGTGCAATAGGATCTGAGCCTCTTAATACACTTGCCAAGGAGAATTGGCAATGGTACATGTCAAGAGAAAGTTGGCTCCCTGCTCAACATGTCCCTGGGGATTTAGATGTTGAGGCTGATTCTGCCTCAAGGCTTTTTCCTGAGGTCCTTGAGTGGTCCCTACATCCAACCATCTTCAGTGAACTCCAGTCAACCATTTGGAGCCCTGATGTGGATTTATTTGCATCTAGGCTGAACTTAAAGGTTAAGAAATCTGTTTCTTGGCATCCTGACCCAGGGGCATATGCAGGTGACGCTTTTTCCCTGTCCCGGTCTAATATGGGTCATTACATTTTTCCACCTTTCAGTCTTCTCTCTCACACGTGACCTCTCACGAGAAAATGTTAACCAACGCTTTTCTGTTGAACTGGGTAAATTTCAACACTTTTCCAGTGCTTTTCCATTGGGTTCCCAATGGGTCACCAACAGATTTTCCAACACTTTCAACCCTCCCACCAACGCTTTCTTCAATACTATACAATGTCGTCAAAAATTCACAATTTTTCCAACGACTTTTAGTGCTTTCAATGCAGAAACAACAGATTTCTCGACGCTTTCAACTCCTGAGAATGCATCATTCAagatttttcacaacaaaaattaatatcaaaCAAAGGACGAGTTTACCCTGTGATCTTTCGACAATTTTGCGTCAAGGTTCGAATCAGCATTcaactttatttttttatcataatcGTTGCAGGGAAAATAGGATTTCTTCCTTTAGTCGCCGATTAAAATGTCTGTGTAAACATTAGGATGTTTTAGATACTCTGGACATCATAAAATTTTTATTCACATTCACAATTATTAATCCTAAAACATTATTTTTCCGTTAGTGAGACGCGCAGCGCATAAGATAACCATCTTGGCGGTTTTTCAACAATCCCAGCTTGACAAAAAAGTTATGTGAAAGGTACTCAGACTACCAATACTAACGAATTCTGTCACTGACAGTGTTCTCTTGGAAGGAACATTAATCTATCCAAGCGTTGTCCATTAAAAGGAATATTGCAAGTGTAAACGGTTTGTGCACTCAGAGAAATGTTACGAAACAAATTCATTGCTTAGTCTTTTTCGGTGTTACATTAAGAtacatttattttcaaaagcGGTCAATAAGATAAcatcaaaattttccttttaaacacAGTGTTCTATGGTAGCATGAAAGCTCACAAAGTGTACGCAcacaaaaattgttttcagcgcCGAAGGCGCTCCAAAGTAGGGGGGTATTGGGGCATGCTGCcctagaaaattttgaaatttagggtcTCGCAAATGCCATGGGGTCCACTGAACATGGTAAtgtaacatcatccaacattgttgaatcgaacatgttgcactcgtttggccaccataTTGTACGTTTTGTTGGTACTAAGGTGTAAACAACAGTGTTGCATTTGCTTGGCCATCACCTTTCACAGTGTTGCATTGTGTGTGTGCTGCAGCTATCGGTATCCATGGTTATGGGTTATTTGTTGCCGTCAGATCAAGCTACAGAATGGTGAATGAGCAAAGTCTTGAATGTCTGAGCGGCGAAAGCTTAAgcaatctctcttcgaacaGATAGCCCTTCTGGTGTTCAAAGCTCTCAGGAGCATGGCGCCAATGTATCTGCAAGATCTTTTGCAAGTCAAGACCCCGGGACGCTGCTCCCTTCGCCGTGACGCTCTGGGTCTTCTCAAGGTTCCTCACACCTGCATGGTGCAAGATCTTTGGGGACCGGGCATTTGCTGTTGCAGTCCCCAGGTTCTGGAACAACTGTCCTCTTGCTATCACAGAGTTTGACTATagtaataattttaaaaggaacttgaaaataCCAACATGGCGAGGgtttgttttctaaggattctGGGTATATTTTGGTTCCTGACCCTTGAGTCCAAAATTCTGGATTCAacatgttgcattcgtttggtcACCTCTTTCGACACTTTTCAACAGCGTCCAACAATGCTGGATGACGCATATGTTGGATCCGTatgcgtttggccaggcctgtaTCGATTaatgaaaagatactggaaatactcacaCACAGAGTCACCAGtttaattcgaaatttaaaaaacttggcccGATTTTATAATGACTAAAAACCATTGATGCCTCCACGAAACAAGGATTCGCGGATTTGAGCTGTACGCATGGGCATACGTGCGTATATGGATGCTAAACACCTGCATGTCATGCTTACAATGAATATGTGGACAGATTTTGGTCTTTGTAATGGTGAAACTGGCACTGTCCTTGATTTTATATTTGCTGACAATCGGCAACCTCCTCACTTGCCCATTGCTGTCATCGTATAATGAGATTCCATCATCTGTACCCTAATACCCAGCTAAAGCAACATTAGATGGTGTCCATGAATGACTAAAACTACCTTTGAGGCTTGATTGACCAATAACAATATACAAGAGCCAAGGCTTAACCCTGTCAAAAGCATGGATTGACCATTACAAAGACCCCTGGAATTTTATATGTGGATATAAGTCGAGTCGGAACACTTTCATTTTGTATTAGTGAGCCAATGACTCTTAAAGGGCTTACCAAACTTACAAAATCCACACTCGTAAGACTTTGACTGAAGGAGGAAAAGCAACTGGAAATTTGGGAAAGGAAATCAGGGTAACCTATGATTGACAGCGATCCACTttaagctttctttttttgtaaccAATGGAAGTCAGATTAGTTAGACGTGTGACATCAAAATATcatccttaaaaaaaaaaatgtttgaattCTGTAATGTTCTATCTACACTTACTGTTCTCCTTCTGTAACCAGACGTTTCCGGCTACATACAGGCCATATCACTTTTTCACAAAGTAGTTCAACTGCAGTATCCAGAAGAGTGACAAAGCATGAAGGGTAGTTTGCTTTAATCCAGCAAAATGGCCTCAGTTGGAAAAGATTCACAGAGGGCAGACAGTTGGTGGAATGGAGAGCATTACCATTCAAAACAACGCTATTGCAGAACCAGTTGTTTGCCAAAATAGTAGGAGTAAAAAGTGCATAAAAGAACCTGTCATGTGTTTCACGCAAAAGGAGGACTGCCAATTCAAAGAGAAAAATCACTTCTTCTTCtgaatacagtcgaacctctccATGCGGACACTTCTCTAATACGGACACCTCTCTATTACGGACAGTTTTCCATGTACCGACAAAATTCTCATACATTTCTTCTTAAAAAAACCTCTAtaatacggacaacggacacttaATCTCGGCTCCAGGAGGCAATTTCATACAAACTTAACCTCTTTATTACGGACACTCCGGGGACCATTTCCTGTcagcgataaaaaaaaaacagagctTGTCAAAACTATCATTTATAGCGAATGCAATATTAAATCGAAAATACTACTGTGGCAAAAATCAATTCAATACAGTATTCTTCATGCAGTAAGGTTCCATAAAACTGTAACAATgttcttttcaaaaaaacaatatGATCGAAAGTCGTAAATACTGTACAGTATTCGCATTGTTCCATTGTTCATTCAGTCCGATTTGGTTCGGGtcaattcaactttttttttccgggtTAAATACCCGTGATCCTTATTACTTTCATCTTTAGTCTTTTTCTTTCTCCCTCTGTTTACTTCGGCGTTGTTCTAACCCTCTTTGCGGACAGCTGGATTCTCTGCCAGGTCTAGACATTTTACAGTCTTCCTAGTGATGAAATCGCTGCTAACTACGATCGTATTTTGCATGCCATCCGAGACAAGCATGCTCCTTTGCAGCGCAAAGTTACTGTTGTTCGTCCTAGAGTTCCGTGGTATAGCAGTGACTTGAAGCTGCTTAAGGCAAAGCGGCGAAAGCTTGAAAGAAAGATGAGGAAAAGCAATCTTCCCTCTGACATTCAGGAGTACAAAAGAGTATGTAACGAGTACTGTGCTATGCTCAAATGTGCTAAGACAGACCACTACTCTGACCTGATTGAAGAAAGCGCAGGTGACTCCAAGAAGCTATTTCGTGTCGTGAACTCTCTTTGCAATGAGCCCTCAGATAACTTATTACCACCTCATTCTTGCTCTCAACAGCTTGCAAATGATTTCGGAGAGTTCTTCTGCCGCAAAATTGAGCTAATCAAAGAGGACATTGGTCAAGAATCTGTTTGTGAACTACCAACTTATGACATATCCTGTCCTTCAGCAAAGCTTGAACGTTTCAGCCTTGTGTCCGACGAGGAAATATTGAGCATCATTATGTCTGCGTCAAGTGTGAGTTGCCAGCTTGATCCTATCCCTACTTGGCTTGTTAAACAGTGTGCTAAAGAACTGGCTCCGATTTTCGCAAAGATGATCAACTCGTCCCTTTCTAGTGGTGTAATTCCTGGGAACTGGAAACTCGCTCTAGTTATTCCCCTCCTCAAGAAACTTGGTCTGGAACTGATATTTAACAGTTTTCGTCCGGTTAGTAATTTGCCATTTATCTCGAAAACTGCTGAGAAAGTAGTCATACCTCAAGTACTCGATCACTGTGAAGCTAATGCTCCTCTTCCGAGAAATCAATCATCTTATCGACGGCATCACTCAACTGAGACGGCTCTTttaaaagtacaaaatgatattttgttgaaaatggaTAAGCAAGAAGTTACCTTGTTGATTTTGCTAGACTTGAGTGCCGCATTTGACACCATTGATCACGGCACTATGCTTCAGATTCTTGAGAACGATTTTGGCATTACTGACACTGCACTTTGTTGGCTCAGTTCCTTTCTTTTGTCTAGGAAACAGCGTGTACTTGTTAATGGTCGGCAGTCTAGAGATTTTGCAGTTAACACTGGTGTTCCTCAGGGGAGCTGTCTAGGGcctatattatttattatgtatGCTTCCCGCCTTTTTCGTGTGGTTAAAAGTCACCTTCCGAATGTGCATGGATATGCCGACGATACACAGTTATATCTGTCTTTTCAACCTGGACTTTCCATGTCACAAGACAATGCTGTACAAGCTATGGAAGCTTGCATTTCTGATGTTAGGAGTTGGATGATTAACCATCATCTAAAATTAAATGATGGAAAGACGGAGTTTATTATCATTGGTTCAAGACAGCAACTTGCCAAAGTAAACATCGATCAAATCAATGTTGGTACTTCAGATATTAGGCCTGTGGGCTCGGTGCGAAATCTTGGATTGTGGTTTGATCGTTCTATGACAATGAGCTCTCATGTTGGCAAAGTTTGCAGCAAAGCGTTTCGTGGTCTGTACAACATACGTCAGATTagaaaatttctctctgaagactCCACCAAGACTCTGATACACGCCTTTGTTACTTCCCACTTAGACTATTGTAACTCCTTATTGTATGGCATACCTAAGTACCAATTAGACAGACTACAGCGGGTTCTTAACGCTGCGGCGCGATTGACTTGTCATGTGCCTCGGTTTAACCACATAACACCTACATTAATAGAGCTACATTGGCTTCCAGTCAAATTTCGTATCCACTTTAAAGTTGTTCTATTGGTGTTCAAGTCTCTTCATGGTCTAGCCCCTCCCTATTTGTCTGAGCTCATTCAAGTGAAGTCCGAGGGCAGATATGCATTACGGAGTCAAGATAAGATGCTACTAAATGTCCCTCGCACGACTTGCAAGACATTTGGAGACCGTTCGTTTGCTGCTTCTGCCCCCAAGCTTTGGAATGAGCTACCGCTGGCCCTCAGACAATGTCAAAGTTTAGTGACTTTTAAAAATGGTctgaaaacatttcttttaaattagcGTATGGACTTGATTAATTTTATGGACATAATGATCAATTGagaatttttatatattttttattagattggtgcaagatttttattaatatttttattattattattatttcacttccacttatttattttacttttttatattaATTGATTTCGGCTTATTATCTATAGGACATTTTTATCTATactattgtaaagcgctttaggatatttatttaaatttagcgctatataaattttgtaattattattattattattatttttccagaCGTTGAAGCAGTTTTCCCGGTCCTGTGAAAATGAATTCACAAGGGACTTCCATGCCTAATCCTCCCCCTCTATTCACGGCCTTCCCACATACTTTGACAATTCCACTGGCACCTGGCTTTGCAAGAAAATGTCGCAAAAGTCCTACACCTTCTGTTGTATTAGCCAACCTCAATGGTACGTGCCCTACGACTCGGTTATTCTTGACAACAGAAACCGCATTTTTGTCCTTTGGGTTCTCGGGTTCTGGTACAAGTTGCAAAGTTTCCCCATTTTTAGGAGTCCACCACCCTTGGTACACATGAAACCCTCTGATCCATGAAAGAAAGCTTACTGATTGACTGCTAGCCATGTCTTGCTCTGTGTTTTACTGAACGAAAACTTTTAGAAACCCAATCGCATTTGACACCAAATTGCCAGAGCTAAAAACATTTTTCGTGGTTTCCGCTTCATGCTTGGTGTCTTTTGTGGTGATGTCAGTTTCTGATTTGTCCTTTAGTTTTAGGTGTGAATGAATTCTTATCTACAGTATTCTGGTTACCGATCAACACCTGTCTGCATTTTGATGTGAGCGACATACAGTACGGTAAAATGGTGAAGAGGAAACGGAAAGAATCAACTTCACAAGAAAAAGTAGATGTAATTGCCTACAAAGAGAAAAATCCAGCCATCAGAATTTGAGAAATTGCAGAGAAGTTTCAATGTGGTAAAACACAGATTCAATCCACCCTACGTGACAAGCGGAAATTGCTTGATAAATTTGCTACAAATGGAAATGCAGCCAGCAAGAGGGCAAGGATGTGCAGATTTCAAGACATCGATTCTGCAATGTTAGAATGGTTCAGAATGGCTAGAAGTAAGAACATTCCTGTTTTGGGTCCCATGCTACAGGCAAAAGCCGTTGCTGTGGCTGAGCAAATGCAACTGGAAAATTTTAACGCTTCAAATGGATGGCTGGAGAAATTTAAGACCCGATACAAAATCAAGGGCATGACAGTGAGTGCTGAATTGGGAGAAGTTCGCGAGGAAACAGTTGAGTCATGGAAAGAGCGTTTGCCTCAGATACTCGCAGGGTATAGCCCTGAGGACATTTTAACCATAAACGAAACGGGGAAATTTTATTGCGCATTACCAAACAAGTCTCTTTCCGAGGCAGCAAAGCAGTGCAGAGGTGGCAAACAGTCCAAGGAGAGAGTAACATGTGCCTTCTTTGTAAATGCCGCAGGAGGTAAAGAAAAACCAATAGTAATTGGTAAGTCAGCAAATCTCCGTAGTTTCTGAGGTATTCGAGATCTTTCAACTATGCCATGCACTTACTTTAATCAGAAAAAGGCATGGATGGATTTTGGTATCTTGGATCAAGTTTTAACAAAATTCAACCGTAGCTGGCAATGAAAAGGTTGACATGTTCTTTTGCTGCTTGACAATGTTCCCTGCCATCCGTATGACATGGAAGGGAAACACTCTAACATCAAGGTTGTATTTTTGCCGCCAAATTTGTACCTCAAAGCTCCAGCCCCTAGATTTAGGGATTATTCAGTCATTCAAGCTGAAGTACACAAAGCTCATGATGACTCATGTGATCAGTCAAATTGAGGACTGTGAAACTGCCGGAGATGTGTGTAAGTCCATTAATGTACTACAGGCCATAAGATGGATTGCACAAGCCTGGGAAGCAGTGGAACCCTCCACTATAGTGAAATGTTTTACTAATGCAGGGGTGTTGGATAAAGAGCGAAATGTAGTTAAAGCCCTCGCACCAACAAGTGACGAAGACCCGTTTTCAGACCTAGAAGATGATGTTTTGCAGGTTAATGCGTTGCTGGAAGAGTCTTGTGGTGACACAGCAACCTCAGCAGATGAATCTATTGCAGACGAAAATCTCCTCCCAGTCTGCCAAGAGGTTGATGAAAATTGGGAACaaaaattcctgtcaagttTGTCACAAAATAGCGACAATGAAGACGGAGCTAGCCATGATGAAGAAATCGTGGAAATGGATGATGTACTGCCACAACCACTGAAAATAAAGTCGTATAAAGAAGCCCTATCGGCACTTAACCATGTGACTAATTTTTTCACTGCACAGGGTGCATCTCAGCTGGCCGACGAGCTAAGCAAGGTGGTTTCAAAAGCTCAGTCACTCTATCTCAACCAAAGACTCGAGAATGTTTCCATAAgaaaattactgactttttcaaTTCTTAAACTACTATGTACAGGAGGAAGATTTTTATGTTACACCAGTTACTGTTCGCTGTTGAATTGCACTATTGTACACCTTTCCATAACAGGGTGCATTGAGTTCTAAAGTGCAGTAcagtgtattttgttttgtttcaaattccTATGTATGACTGCACGTACACGAGAAGTACAATAAAGTTAATCAATTTAGACTCGGAAATTAACGCAACACTAACTTTGAGCCTGAATTTAGTTACTGAACACCTTAAACTGTCAGTGCAGTCTTAAAAGTGACGTAATCGCCGTgacctctctaatacggacactTTGCTCCGTCCCTTCcgtgtccgtattagagaggttcGCCTGTATTGCAAGATGATTGCTAAAGCGTCTTCATGTGAAACACAGTGCACATCAAAGAGAAAGTTCCAATTACACTCTTCCATCCAGAGATTATTAAACTGATCCCATACCCAATGTCAACCTAGATGTCTCAGAAGAATACATGATACTTGCTCTTCTGGACACCGACTCATGATTTTGGATTAGGGCCGGGTCACACTTGTAAAATTTCGGTcaaatttgtgtttgttttagattaaaaatctgtcatcatgtCACGTTTCCTAATGCGACCGGCTTTTCGCCAGAtcaaaaaaaataggaaaaatctACTAAACTTCAAAGGCGCCGTAGTGCATGGGTGGGGCTGgctgattttgaaaaaatcgaggaaaagaaaggaagccGCTTCCGGAGCTGTCATGACTAATCAATTTGACCCATAGCAAGTCCATCCTCTACTTTCATAGCGGGAAACTTGTAATTATTACGTGCGTGCTTTTAGCATGGACGGACGATTTCCTTATTATTATGAACCGGGATCTTTCCCTTTGGGTTTTCACAACTTCAGCTGCTATAGCCCTATGCAGGCTAGACCAGACTTGCACTTATCAGGGCCTAGCGGTATTTTGGCGAGTGCTCAGAACCGATCCATCAGTCCAACATCAACTCCTAGCAATAGCTCGAATAGCCCGAGTGGTTCGACCATCAAAAGCGTCAGCAATGTGCTGGATGTGGAAGCGACGGGAGAAGATGCAGCTCAGACAAATAAGAAAAAGTACGACAAATGGACGAGTGAGGAACAGAAAGCTCTGATAAGCCTTTGTGCTGACCGGCATGAGCGATTGGAAAGTAAAGACACGCGGAAGATTTGGGATGAAATTGCGCGGGAAATTAATCGAAAGTTTGGAACCACTCGCTCGGGAGAAAAAtgccaaaagaaaatgaaatatcTCATCGAGAGATACAAAAAGGCCAAGGATTGGAACAGTCACCAGACTGGTGGACACAGATGGAAGGTTGTCTTTTACGATGAAATAGATGCTGTCCTTGGATGCTGGGACGTAGTTACGTTACGACACGTAGCCGAAGCCGGAACGAGTGCATGAACTTCTACTCTCAACTCCGACGCAAGCGAGTCCAATAACAGCGAATTACCAGGACAAGACACTAGCCCCGAAGCTCGAACGGAGCGCAAAAAGAAACGTAAAAGAGATAGGCCTGAAGATGGGAATGAAGAAGGAGACCTGATTAAATCGTCCTTGTTAGGAATGGAAAAACAGTGAAAGGAAATGAACGCATTTATGGAAAACTTTACAAGGGTTAAGAGCAACAAGCTAACACAATGAATGCACTAGTTGGGGCCCTAACAAATTTCTTACAAAATAGCAGTAACGCCAACAAATGACTGGAATAGTGAATTTGAGACAATCGTTTTACAGAGACAACAAAGCGTTACAGTTCCTTCTTTGAAACATTTCCATGTATATTCAAATGTTACATTGCCACCTCCGTCGAAGTTGTTTTAAAAACTATGATTTAAAAAGAAGTCAATGACTGACCGTCGGTTAATTTCGGAGTGTTTGGACATTAAATTGTGCTATAATTTTGGGTTGAATACATTTATATATGATCTTTCAATTTATAATGTTATCATAATTTTACAATCTCATCTGTTAAGAAATCAGTTTTGTAGCTATGGACTATTGCCGAAAACagtgtaataataaataacttaaACCAAACTACATTGGTTAGTCATAGGGTGGGTACATTCATAAAGGTTTAAAGGAAATCTTTAAGAACTTCCCTTATGTTATCCCCGTCTTGGATCACGTTCGGAGGTGGACCTCCAGGGTCACAATCATCTTTGCCTAATCCAGTTCCTTATTAAATGCTATTTCCCTTGGGTCCCATGTGCCCTCTGGGTAAGGCTTCATTAGCCAAGGGGAAAGAGGATAGGCACTATCACCCAAAAGGTACGGACCTATGTCATGACCAGTCACATTAACAGTCGGCTGGGTTAGGATATTCCCATTTTCTGCTCTTTGAAAGATGGTGCTGCGCCTCAGTACACGAGCATCGTGCATGCTTCCAGGATATCCACATGCAAAGTCCATAAAAAATTTTTTGCCA
The genomic region above belongs to Montipora capricornis isolate CH-2021 chromosome 8, ASM3666992v2, whole genome shotgun sequence and contains:
- the LOC138013715 gene encoding tigger transposable element-derived protein 6-like, whose product is MARSKNIPVLGPMLQAKAVAVAEQMQLENFNASNGWLEKFKTRYKIKGMTVSAELGEVREETVESWKERLPQILAGYSPEDILTINETGKFYCALPNKSLSEAAKQCRGGKQSKERVTCAFFVNAAGGKEKPIVIAGNEKVDMFFCCLTMFPAIRMTWKGNTLTSRLYFCRQICTSKLQPLDLGIIQSFKLKYTKLMMTHVISQIEDCETAGDVCKSINVLQAIRWIAQAWEAVEPSTIVKCFTNAGVLDKERNVVKALAPTSDEDPFSDLEDDVLQVNALLEESCGDTATSADESIADENLLPVCQEVDENWEQKFLSSLSQNSDNEDGASHDEEIVEMDDVLPQPLKIKSYKEALSALNHVTNFFTAQGASQLADELSKVVSKAQSLYLNQRLENVSIRKLLTFSILKLLCTGGRFLCYTSYCSLLNCTIVHLSITGCIEF